The Vibrio tritonius genomic sequence GGCTGAGTTGGTACAACTAGAAACTCAGGCAAAAGCGCTCGACGAGACGCTACAGTCAGCTAAAGCATCACTCCAAAAAGCCTATGCCAAAATGCTTGATGATCCCAAAACCGACATCACAGCAATTAAGGAGACATATCAAAGCGCCTGGTCTGATGTAAAACAGAACCAAAAAGCGCGTCTAGAAGCGACACAGAAGCTTCAAGACATCGAAGCACAATTAGCACAACTGAAAGCCAAAGAGAGCTCTATCGAGCAGAAGATAACCGCTTTAGGTCATGATAAACTCCGCGCTCGCGCACAGAGGCTTAAAAGTGAGTTAAAACTTACTGGTGAGCAAAAAGTTAGCTTTACTAATAAATGCGATATAAAAATGACACTGGCTCAGTGTGCCGATCAAACCAAAGAGCTTGCTTTACAGAAAGCGGTTAACAACTATCAGGATTGGCTTGTCGACGCTGCAACAGAAACGTCAGCTATCAAACCTAACCTCAGTAAAGTTTCTTTGAATATTCATCTCATTAAATATGATACGAATAAAGCCGGTTTTGCTGACAGTACCCGTTATCAAACTGTACTCACAGCACAACTCGAATCAAGAGCAGGTGAAGATGCCGCATGTACTTTGCTTGGCATCGATAAAAGTTACTGTTATGCCGTTGATCAAAATGGGCAACGACAGCAAAACCAAAAAGAAGTCGCTTGGGTCAGCTTGAACGTACGCTCAAATCAATATAACGACAACGTGGTGGTTGATGACGTAAATTACGGCAGCACTCCGGTTGAAATCATGCTTCCGGTAGGCAACCATCTGATTACAATAGAAAAAGAAGGGTATCACTCTTTTTCTCAAATGATTGGCATCAATAGCGACCAAACCTTGCGCGCTGTATTACGAGAGCAAGCTAATCTGCTAAAACCAGGCCATAAATTCGCTGACTCATTGAAAGGTAACATAAAAGCACCAGAGATGATCACCCTGATCAGAGGTGAATACTTAGTGGGAGAAAACGCCTCTCGTAAAATTAGCCTTGATCATGCTTTCGCAATGAGTGCATCACCAATCACTGTCGGTGAGTTTGAAACATTCGTTACTCAAACTGGATATCAAACCGATGCAGAGCTAAAACACCTTTGCATTTCAGTGAATAATTCAGAGGTAACACCAGTTTCAGACAGTTACTGGCGTAACCCAGGCTTTAAACAAACCGCATCTAATCCTGTTGTTTGTGTTAGCCAAAATGATGCGAAAGCCTATACCGATTGGTTAAGCAAGCAAACGGGATCAGTTTATCGTTTACCAACCGAAGAAGAGTGGGAAATCGCCGCTCGTTCTGGCAGTCAAAACGATTATTGGTGGGGAGATGACTTTGGTGCCGACAAAGCTAATACAGGCTGGGGTGGCAGTAAATGGTCAAACAAAAGCACTTCCCCTGTGGGCTCGTTCGCGCCAAACAATCTCGGCTTTTATGATGTAGTCGGTAACGTTTGGGAATGGACAAAAGACTCCCGCGGAATGGCAAAAGGTGGCGCTTGGAGCTTCTCACCTGATATGGCTAAAGCGTCGAGTGAACTGTTTATTGATCCAAACTCAGCAGCAAATTACCTCGGCTTTAGGGTACTGCGAGAGCTTAAATAAGTTCGCTAAAATCAGTCTGCTTAAATAACTTATAATGATAAAAAAGGGAGTATGACTCCCTTTTTCTTTGCGCTGAATTCCGCTAAAAATCCAAATATCTCGTTCGCAACAACCTATGGCGCTAAACGATCAATAGCCCAACTCTGCTCGCTGAAGCTATACAAGAATCTGTCGTGCAATCGGTGCTCTCCACCTTGCCAAAATTCAATACTGCTAGGAACGACACGAAAACCGCCCCAAAAGCTCGGCACTGGAACTTCACCATTAGCAAACTTTTGTTTGAGCTCAAGAAACTTGCCTTCAAGAATACCACGAGCCGAAATTCGGCTACTTTGATGACTTGCTATCGCTGCAATCTGGCTATCTTTAGGACGAGAAGTGAAATATTTCATATTCTCAAAAGCAGAAAGTTTTTCCACAGTCCCAGTAATATGAACCTGACGTTCAAGTGGATGCCAAGGGAAATGTAAACTGATTTTGGCATTATGCTCAAGGTGTTTGGCTTTACGACTACCCAAATTGGTATAAAAAACAAAGCCATTGTTATCTAGATTTTTGAGTAAAACAATCCGTTGAAACGGCTGACCGTTTTCATCGACTGTCGCAACAGTCATCGCGGTGGGGTCTGTTAACTTTGCATCAATCGCTTGCTGAAGCCACACATTGAATTGTTCAATTGGGTCTTCTTTTAAGTCTTTTCTTCTCAAGCCGCCCTGAATATATTCGCGACGAATATCTGAAAGATCCATTTCTACTCCTTATCATTTTTTATGGATTTTGCGCTGATAGAGTCAATAACTCAAGTCTTCAACGAGCAGATATTCGACAAACAAACGCCAACGGGGTGATTTAGAGATAAAAATTGGTTTGCATTAGGGTAATTAATGTTAAAAAGGGAAAGCTAAACGCTTTCCCTTCATCCAACACAGTATGCTCTTAGAGATCGTCCTCTTCACCTATCGCTTCACCCGATAATTTTGCAGAACACAAAATCTTGTACTGATTAAAATGAAAGACCGATGGACCATGAGCACGCTTAGTCGTCACTTTTTCGTCTGCGAACATGACCGTCACATGCGTAAAAACTTGCCCTTTAGCTTCGATTGTTTTGGTTTCCAACAAGGTGTCAAAATCTTGCGTAACCAACTCGACCGCGTGCTTTGCTTTTTCCATCTTTGCATTAGCCACTTTTTTACGGTGTTCAACACGATCGATATCTTCTTGAGTTCGCCGCGATTTATCCCTTTTCTTGACGACAAGCTCTCGCCTTACAGCATCCATTGTGGCTTCTTGGGCTTGCTTATAGATGGCTTTCTGTTTCGCAATTCGTTCTTTCTGCATTGTGTATTTTGCAAATCCCTCAACATAAGTTGCTGTATCGCCTTCTACACCAAGATTAAAACAAACAACACAACCACCGACTTTAGCGTGCCCCCCGCTTAAAGTCCCTTGAGTTTCACTTTCATCAATAACAAAAAGGTCTCCACCGCAGCGCAAATCATTGCTCATTGAATGCACGGTTAGGTGAATATCTCCTGTAGCTTGCAGCTCGGAAAACTGTGCATAGTTGGCTTTGATATTACCGCCAGACTTGACCACACAGCTCTTTGGTTCAGACTCAGATACTGTATGACCAATGATACCCTTTCCTACCTCTATATCGCCCTGTGCTTGCACGTCAGCCGATTCAATAAAACCGCCAACCGTTACGCTGCCTGTAGCGCGAATAATCATGCCAGGCTCCACATCGCCAGCAACCACAACCGAACCTTTAAA encodes the following:
- the pdxH gene encoding pyridoxamine 5'-phosphate oxidase — encoded protein: MDLSDIRREYIQGGLRRKDLKEDPIEQFNVWLQQAIDAKLTDPTAMTVATVDENGQPFQRIVLLKNLDNNGFVFYTNLGSRKAKHLEHNAKISLHFPWHPLERQVHITGTVEKLSAFENMKYFTSRPKDSQIAAIASHQSSRISARGILEGKFLELKQKFANGEVPVPSFWGGFRVVPSSIEFWQGGEHRLHDRFLYSFSEQSWAIDRLAP
- a CDS encoding formylglycine-generating enzyme family protein; amino-acid sequence: MRQGLPALLLALSPCLMVSSTLAEAASSSVSTIDDALSSQSADLQDAKKTTETQQAAYKKQSAELVQLETQAKALDETLQSAKASLQKAYAKMLDDPKTDITAIKETYQSAWSDVKQNQKARLEATQKLQDIEAQLAQLKAKESSIEQKITALGHDKLRARAQRLKSELKLTGEQKVSFTNKCDIKMTLAQCADQTKELALQKAVNNYQDWLVDAATETSAIKPNLSKVSLNIHLIKYDTNKAGFADSTRYQTVLTAQLESRAGEDAACTLLGIDKSYCYAVDQNGQRQQNQKEVAWVSLNVRSNQYNDNVVVDDVNYGSTPVEIMLPVGNHLITIEKEGYHSFSQMIGINSDQTLRAVLREQANLLKPGHKFADSLKGNIKAPEMITLIRGEYLVGENASRKISLDHAFAMSASPITVGEFETFVTQTGYQTDAELKHLCISVNNSEVTPVSDSYWRNPGFKQTASNPVVCVSQNDAKAYTDWLSKQTGSVYRLPTEEEWEIAARSGSQNDYWWGDDFGADKANTGWGGSKWSNKSTSPVGSFAPNNLGFYDVVGNVWEWTKDSRGMAKGGAWSFSPDMAKASSELFIDPNSAANYLGFRVLRELK
- a CDS encoding DUF342 domain-containing protein, which codes for MWKDFVALDDEQNRVVAKMDESQSVDDQLENSSLNDALLELGAGKFKVLDDQVERFISKAKQNHPDARLGITVAEKVDTQINIELSEKNMLATMSVIGAYGGKGITAPDIVRHLSDANVKKGINKVALKKVLVASQSLSPGETFSQVVAHGMPAQHGENARLVPLVEDVMKRILAPQDNEAHKIDMRDFGQTVTVGENDPIMKREPATKGSVGFTVCGEPIKPTPGTDTTFKAGKGSYISTDDPNLLLASQSGMPIIRQNTVDVENALCLNSVSVATGHVKFKGSVVVAGDVEPGMIIRATGSVTVGGFIESADVQAQGDIEVGKGIIGHTVSESEPKSCVVKSGGNIKANYAQFSELQATGDIHLTVHSMSNDLRCGGDLFVIDESETQGTLSGGHAKVGGCVVCFNLGVEGDTATYVEGFAKYTMQKERIAKQKAIYKQAQEATMDAVRRELVVKKRDKSRRTQEDIDRVEHRKKVANAKMEKAKHAVELVTQDFDTLLETKTIEAKGQVFTHVTVMFADEKVTTKRAHGPSVFHFNQYKILCSAKLSGEAIGEEDDL